One segment of Ancylothrix sp. D3o DNA contains the following:
- a CDS encoding Uma2 family endonuclease produces MFVSKNNFYISPADYLEAEQISPIKHEYRRGHVYAMTGAKKPHIVIAGNYITLLNNHLRNSPCLVLSSDIKVRLEEANCYYYPDVAVTCDQRDTTSTDDFIRYPVLIVEVLSRSTENFDRTEKFADYQTCPTLREYVLVSQNEMKVECFRLDESGNWNSQIYEKGSEVYLESVDFQVSITDIYQKVPGIV; encoded by the coding sequence ATGTTTGTCTCTAAAAACAATTTTTACATTTCACCAGCAGATTATTTAGAAGCTGAACAAATCAGTCCGATTAAACATGAATATCGGCGGGGTCATGTTTATGCAATGACGGGGGCAAAAAAACCTCATATTGTGATTGCAGGAAACTATATTACCCTGCTTAATAATCATCTCCGTAATAGCCCCTGTCTAGTTCTTTCATCAGATATCAAAGTCCGACTTGAGGAAGCAAATTGTTATTATTATCCTGATGTGGCTGTAACCTGTGATCAACGGGATACAACTTCAACGGATGATTTTATTCGCTATCCCGTTTTGATAGTAGAAGTGCTTTCTCGTTCGACGGAGAATTTTGATAGAACTGAGAAATTTGCTGATTATCAAACTTGCCCTACGCTGCGGGAATATGTATTAGTAAGTCAAAACGAGATGAAGGTCGAGTGTTTCCGTTTGGATGAGTCTGGAAATTGGAATTCACAAATTTATGAAAAAGGTTCGGAGGTTTATTTAGAAAGCGTAGATTTTCAGGTTTCAATTACGGATATTTATCAAAAAGTCCCTGGCATTGTCTAA
- the sbcD gene encoding exonuclease subunit SbcD, giving the protein MIKVLHLSDIHIGSGFSHGKINPVTGLNTRLEDFVKTLSLCIDRAISESVDLVVFGGDAFPDATPPPYVQEAFATQFRRLVDADIPTVLLVGNHDQHSQGQGGASLCIYRTLGVPGFIVGDRLETHRIETKSGPVQVLTLPWLTRSTLMARAETEGMAIADVNNLLNEKLRLVLEGEIVRLDKDVPTILLAHLMADKAELGAERFLAVGKGFTIPMSLLVRPCFEYVALGHVHRHQNLNRQNNPPVIYPGSIERVDFSEEKEDKGYVMLEVEKGRVNWEFCKLPVRSFVTIRVDVSEAEDPQAMLVEKIGKKEINDAVVRLIYQVRSEQLDLIDNAAIHKALNAAHSYTIQAELVSQLARPRVPSLVAGGGISPMEALKSYLENRSDLKDIQGDLLVAAEGLLGGEEGDKQLNLL; this is encoded by the coding sequence ATGATTAAAGTTCTGCATCTTTCGGATATTCATATTGGCAGCGGTTTTTCGCACGGTAAAATTAATCCAGTAACGGGATTAAATACACGATTAGAAGATTTCGTCAAGACTCTTTCGCTGTGTATTGATAGGGCAATTTCTGAGTCGGTGGATTTGGTTGTATTTGGGGGAGATGCGTTTCCGGATGCTACACCTCCGCCCTATGTTCAAGAAGCGTTTGCAACTCAATTTCGCCGCTTAGTGGATGCGGATATTCCGACAGTTTTGTTAGTAGGAAATCACGATCAACATTCCCAAGGACAAGGCGGTGCAAGTTTGTGTATTTATCGCACTTTGGGAGTGCCAGGTTTTATTGTGGGAGATCGTTTAGAGACTCACAGGATTGAAACAAAAAGTGGGCCGGTGCAAGTGTTAACTTTGCCTTGGTTAACTCGCTCAACTTTGATGGCGAGAGCGGAAACAGAAGGGATGGCAATTGCTGATGTGAATAATTTATTAAATGAAAAATTGCGGTTAGTTTTGGAAGGGGAAATCGTGCGGTTAGATAAAGATGTGCCGACAATTTTGTTAGCGCATTTGATGGCAGATAAGGCAGAATTAGGTGCGGAGAGATTTTTGGCGGTGGGGAAAGGTTTTACTATTCCGATGTCGTTGTTGGTGCGTCCTTGTTTTGAATATGTGGCGCTGGGGCACGTTCACCGGCACCAAAATTTGAATCGGCAAAATAATCCGCCGGTGATTTATCCGGGGAGTATTGAACGGGTGGATTTTAGTGAGGAAAAAGAGGATAAAGGTTATGTGATGTTGGAGGTGGAAAAAGGCAGGGTAAATTGGGAGTTTTGTAAGTTACCGGTGAGGTCTTTTGTAACAATTCGGGTCGATGTTTCGGAGGCGGAAGATCCCCAGGCGATGTTGGTGGAAAAAATTGGTAAGAAAGAAATTAACGATGCGGTGGTGCGGTTGATTTATCAGGTGCGTTCTGAGCAGCTAGATTTGATTGATAATGCTGCGATTCATAAGGCGTTAAATGCGGCTCATAGTTATACAATTCAGGCGGAATTAGTGAGTCAATTGGCGCGTCCGCGTGTGCCTAGTTTAGTGGCCGGTGGGGGTATTTCTCCGATGGAGGCGTTGAAAAGTTATTTGGAAAATCGCAGTGATTTGAAAGATATTCAGGGGGATTTGTTGGTGGCGGCGGAGGGTTTGTTGGGGGGAGAAGAGGGGGATAAACAGTTGAATTTGTTGTAA
- a CDS encoding chemotaxis protein, whose translation MIDLSQLTPDSTIGNLPSHHFQVSQRIPGNIVAKTFAHQPEIPGVMVLNGPRLVGMISRRKFYEWMSQPYNIELYMQRPIGAILDFFKIPALLLSQNSKIDEAAKIALNRSEDLVYEPVVIVYDDNSFRLLDMRVLLLGQSQMLSLSYEVIRLQKLEIHNSLNLIQKEQNKAKGYTQLLEFNLVELQNQNQLLSEQQSRLMKQAKRISQLNQKFIQIGKLLSLEGRKAFQATFAGVNAICQNTDQIVDIGKALAKELETINAASVLIAKVSQQVRYLAMQAAVVAHRSGDHFSEFSNVTSEIGKLVSQTFEAGRQVDQLANRFKIRVQDLTESAREGATVARSLIQQIETAEMALAQLEELVKYPASNMSSELHNPEINAYLETESLLQKIEQAEGALTELEQLVKHQDLVRVIEKIEGILSRQNRQIEKPGFSENLSL comes from the coding sequence ATGATTGATCTGTCTCAACTCACTCCTGATTCTACCATTGGCAACTTGCCCAGCCATCACTTTCAAGTTAGCCAAAGAATCCCCGGCAATATTGTGGCGAAAACCTTTGCTCACCAACCAGAAATTCCGGGGGTAATGGTGCTTAATGGCCCGCGCTTGGTGGGAATGATTTCACGGCGAAAATTTTATGAATGGATGAGTCAACCTTATAATATTGAACTTTATATGCAGCGCCCTATAGGTGCGATTTTAGATTTTTTTAAAATTCCTGCTTTGCTACTTTCTCAGAATAGCAAAATTGATGAAGCGGCAAAAATTGCGCTAAATCGCTCTGAAGATTTGGTATATGAGCCGGTGGTTATTGTCTACGATGATAATAGTTTTCGCTTACTTGATATGCGGGTTTTGCTGCTCGGTCAATCGCAAATGCTCAGTTTATCTTATGAAGTTATCCGCTTGCAAAAGTTAGAAATTCATAACTCGCTTAATCTCATTCAAAAAGAACAAAATAAAGCGAAAGGTTACACGCAATTGTTAGAGTTTAATTTAGTTGAACTACAAAACCAAAATCAACTTTTGAGCGAACAGCAATCTCGATTAATGAAGCAAGCAAAAAGAATTTCGCAATTAAATCAAAAGTTTATTCAAATTGGAAAACTTCTGTCTCTGGAAGGCCGAAAGGCTTTTCAGGCAACTTTTGCCGGTGTGAATGCTATTTGCCAGAATACGGATCAAATTGTCGATATTGGCAAGGCTTTAGCCAAAGAATTAGAGACAATTAATGCTGCTTCGGTACTTATTGCAAAAGTTAGCCAGCAAGTGCGATATTTAGCTATGCAAGCAGCCGTTGTGGCGCATCGTTCGGGAGATCACTTTAGCGAATTTAGCAACGTTACGTCTGAAATTGGGAAATTAGTTAGCCAAACTTTTGAAGCCGGTCGGCAAGTAGACCAGCTTGCTAATCGTTTTAAAATCCGTGTTCAGGATCTTACAGAATCAGCAAGAGAAGGTGCGACGGTGGCGCGTTCGCTTATACAACAAATTGAGACAGCAGAGATGGCGTTAGCTCAGTTGGAAGAATTGGTAAAATATCCTGCATCTAACATGAGTTCAGAACTACATAATCCTGAAATCAACGCATATTTAGAAACAGAATCTTTACTGCAAAAAATTGAACAAGCAGAAGGAGCCTTAACAGAATTAGAGCAATTAGTTAAGCATCAGGATTTGGTTAGGGTTATTGAAAAAATCGAAGGCATTTTAAGCCGGCAGAATCGGCAGATTGAGAAACCAGGTTTTTCGGAAAACCTAAGTTTATAA
- the recJ gene encoding single-stranded-DNA-specific exonuclease RecJ: MLDPSGFSPPHRLPLQRWQIFSQQPDLCVQLADATGLSAVLAQVLINRGLKNPTEAQFYLNPDSIVLPSPIDEFPDLQKSVDLLVQAISLKQKIAICGDYDADGMTSTSLLLRALRWLGAEVDYAIPSRMSEGYGINIRIVEEFHREGVEIVLTVDNGISAYEPVFRARELGLKVIVTDHHDIPDKLPPADAILNPKLIREDSPYRGVAGVGVAYILAVCLAQKLGKTQGLITPLRSLMTLGTIADLAPLTGVNRRWLKLGLRQLPTSELAGIQALIQVAGVKAREQGNFYIKQENKNTKSLKPEDIGFRLGPRINAVGRIGDPQIVIDLLTTDDMGLALEKAMQCEQINQRRQQLCKQIEKEAVEWVENSQINLLEKRVLVVVQPNWHHGVIGIVASRLVERYGVPVFIGTYEDSGHIRGSARSIPEFHVFEALQFCDDLLGKYGGHRAAGGFSLKAENLQAFSDRLSVFAHRCLEPAHLKPLVQIDAELNLDEINLDLYRQIDALHPCGIENSEPVFWVSNVRVVEQKIVGENHLKVTLSQQLKNGGYARIQAMAWRWGEYFPLPVRLDVAYRLTENNWQGNTNLEIEIIGVRLPQEQTDQSVPVAALAKAEFYYENQKYNCALYAKNSGQEIRIKTPQGQVLAIEKGQKIGIFGTNRETALPVDVRQKQFFNLIKSAMAALQM; the protein is encoded by the coding sequence GTGTTAGACCCCTCTGGATTCTCCCCCCCCCACCGGCTTCCTCTTCAGCGTTGGCAGATTTTCTCACAACAGCCAGACCTCTGCGTACAATTGGCTGATGCTACCGGTTTATCAGCGGTTTTAGCACAAGTTCTTATTAATCGCGGTCTTAAAAATCCTACCGAAGCCCAATTTTATTTAAACCCAGACTCAATTGTTTTACCCTCCCCAATTGATGAATTTCCAGACTTGCAAAAAAGCGTCGATTTGTTGGTTCAAGCCATTAGTTTAAAACAAAAAATTGCTATTTGTGGAGACTATGATGCCGATGGAATGACCAGCACTTCATTGTTGCTAAGAGCATTGCGTTGGTTGGGGGCTGAAGTTGATTATGCCATTCCCAGCCGTATGAGCGAAGGCTATGGAATTAACATCCGAATTGTTGAAGAATTCCACCGCGAAGGTGTGGAAATAGTTTTAACAGTTGATAATGGAATATCAGCCTATGAGCCAGTTTTTCGTGCCAGGGAATTAGGCTTAAAAGTGATTGTAACCGATCACCATGATATCCCCGACAAATTACCGCCGGCAGACGCAATTCTAAATCCCAAATTAATCAGAGAAGATTCTCCCTATCGGGGAGTTGCTGGGGTAGGAGTTGCCTATATTCTCGCTGTTTGCCTTGCTCAAAAGTTAGGCAAAACTCAAGGCTTAATTACGCCTTTACGCTCATTAATGACATTAGGAACTATTGCCGATTTAGCGCCTTTAACGGGGGTAAACCGGCGCTGGTTAAAGCTGGGTTTGCGGCAGTTACCTACATCAGAATTAGCAGGAATTCAAGCCTTAATTCAAGTGGCAGGAGTAAAAGCGAGAGAACAGGGAAATTTTTACATAAAACAAGAAAATAAAAACACAAAATCTTTAAAACCCGAAGATATTGGCTTTAGGCTTGGGCCGAGAATTAATGCAGTGGGAAGAATTGGCGACCCGCAAATTGTCATTGACTTGTTAACTACAGATGACATGGGATTGGCATTAGAAAAAGCCATGCAATGCGAACAAATTAATCAGCGCCGGCAGCAACTTTGCAAACAAATTGAAAAAGAGGCGGTGGAGTGGGTAGAAAATAGCCAAATTAACTTATTAGAAAAGCGAGTTTTGGTGGTAGTGCAGCCAAACTGGCATCATGGAGTAATTGGCATTGTTGCCTCGCGGCTAGTAGAAAGATACGGCGTGCCGGTGTTTATTGGAACCTACGAAGATAGCGGACATATTCGCGGATCTGCGCGCAGTATTCCAGAGTTTCATGTCTTTGAAGCTTTGCAATTTTGCGATGATTTGTTAGGCAAATATGGCGGACATCGTGCGGCGGGAGGCTTTTCTTTGAAAGCAGAAAATTTACAAGCATTTAGCGACCGGCTTAGTGTTTTCGCACATCGCTGTTTAGAACCGGCACACTTAAAACCTTTGGTACAAATAGACGCCGAATTAAATTTAGATGAAATTAATTTAGATTTATATCGTCAAATAGACGCTTTACATCCCTGCGGAATTGAAAACTCAGAGCCGGTTTTTTGGGTTTCAAATGTGCGAGTCGTTGAGCAAAAAATTGTGGGAGAAAATCACCTGAAAGTCACCCTTTCTCAACAGTTAAAAAATGGTGGATATGCTCGCATTCAAGCAATGGCGTGGCGATGGGGAGAGTATTTTCCTTTACCCGTTCGCCTGGATGTCGCTTATCGCTTAACCGAGAATAATTGGCAGGGAAATACAAATCTTGAAATCGAAATTATTGGCGTGCGCTTACCGCAAGAACAAACAGATCAAAGTGTGCCGGTTGCAGCACTAGCCAAAGCAGAATTTTATTATGAAAACCAGAAATATAATTGCGCCTTGTATGCAAAAAATTCCGGGCAAGAGATAAGAATCAAAACTCCCCAAGGGCAAGTTTTAGCCATTGAAAAAGGGCAAAAAATTGGTATTTTTGGAACCAATCGAGAAACAGCATTGCCGGTGGATGTGCGACAAAAGCAGTTTTTTAACTTAATTAAATCAGCAATGGCAGCTTTACAAATGTAG
- a CDS encoding 2TM domain-containing protein, with protein sequence MVSSENLKTTDRSPAQKTGLAPTYSQDEVQQILHLALSRKEEGGEISRAQMLEIAQDLNIPLAHLEAAEKEWLSRSGDFEERQVFETYRRKKLKKNAVNYGIFNSFFVLLNLAGSGELSWSLYILLFWGLGLALQGWNSYQSEGEEYEQAFQRWRVKKQLGQSVNSLVNKFQKWIS encoded by the coding sequence ATGGTTTCTTCAGAAAATTTAAAAACAACAGACCGTTCCCCAGCCCAAAAAACCGGGCTCGCACCTACTTATAGTCAAGACGAAGTACAGCAAATTTTACATTTAGCTTTATCTCGAAAAGAAGAAGGCGGGGAAATTTCTCGCGCTCAAATGTTAGAAATTGCTCAAGATTTAAACATTCCTCTTGCTCATTTGGAAGCCGCCGAAAAAGAATGGTTAAGCCGTTCAGGTGACTTTGAAGAACGCCAAGTTTTTGAAACTTATCGCCGCAAGAAATTAAAAAAGAACGCTGTTAACTATGGAATTTTTAACAGCTTTTTTGTCCTGTTAAATTTGGCCGGTTCTGGCGAGCTATCTTGGTCTTTATATATTCTGTTATTTTGGGGCTTAGGACTGGCTTTGCAAGGCTGGAATAGCTATCAAAGTGAGGGTGAAGAATACGAGCAAGCTTTCCAGCGCTGGCGGGTAAAAAAACAGTTAGGTCAATCTGTTAATAGTTTGGTTAACAAATTTCAGAAATGGATTAGTTAA
- a CDS encoding SMP-30/gluconolactonase/LRE family protein: MKKYLTVAGATLLLIVFLSITLFAKENTSVESVDQNNQKLEKVASNFNFVEGPVWMPAGYLIFSDIPADTLYKYQQNQPVEVFRKPSGNANGNTLDKQGNLITAEHKNRRVSRTGQDGKIITLADKFEGKLLNSPNDVIVKSDGSIYFTDPPYGIQKKDEELGFYGVYRIAPDGKLSLLAKDFIRPNGLAFSPDEKKLYVNDTEKNHMRVFDVQTDGSLAGGEVFAEMKEEGKNGVPDGIKVDVEGNVYSTGPGGIWVFSRTGQLINKIAVPESATNLAWGDEDYKTLYITAGKSLYKIRLTIAGIKPGVN, encoded by the coding sequence ATGAAAAAATATCTAACTGTTGCCGGCGCGACTTTGTTATTGATTGTTTTCCTCAGTATCACTTTATTTGCGAAGGAGAATACCTCTGTGGAATCGGTAGACCAAAACAACCAAAAACTAGAAAAAGTAGCCTCTAATTTTAATTTCGTCGAGGGGCCGGTGTGGATGCCCGCCGGCTATTTAATTTTCAGCGATATTCCCGCCGATACTCTTTACAAATATCAGCAAAATCAACCTGTTGAAGTCTTCCGGAAACCATCAGGAAACGCCAATGGAAACACCCTCGACAAGCAGGGAAATTTAATTACCGCAGAGCATAAAAACCGCCGTGTTTCCCGCACCGGCCAAGATGGAAAAATTATTACTTTAGCAGATAAATTTGAAGGCAAACTGCTCAACAGTCCCAACGATGTGATAGTCAAATCAGATGGCAGTATTTACTTCACAGATCCGCCTTACGGCATCCAAAAAAAAGACGAAGAATTAGGCTTTTATGGCGTTTACCGCATCGCCCCTGATGGCAAACTAAGCTTATTAGCAAAAGACTTTATCCGTCCCAATGGATTAGCATTTTCTCCCGATGAGAAAAAGCTTTATGTCAACGACACAGAAAAAAATCACATGAGAGTTTTTGATGTGCAAACTGATGGAAGTTTGGCCGGCGGAGAAGTCTTTGCAGAAATGAAAGAAGAAGGCAAAAACGGCGTACCCGATGGCATCAAAGTTGATGTCGAAGGAAATGTTTATAGCACCGGCCCTGGCGGAATTTGGGTATTTTCTCGCACCGGCCAATTAATCAATAAAATCGCTGTCCCAGAAAGTGCCACTAATTTAGCTTGGGGAGATGAAGATTACAAAACCCTTTACATAACAGCCGGTAAAAGCTTATACAAAATCCGGTTAACAATTGCTGGAATAAAACCAGGAGTAAATTAA
- a CDS encoding aldo/keto reductase → MERKTSRRKFLLTTASVAGGIVACSAVKSQQPEVSTLTTKAEITGTMPERILGKTGIKLPIFGLGGAGQTPLSKTGQEAASIPIIERALQLGIKYFDTAAEYGPSEENLGKILPQYRKQIFLASKTHARDRDGAWRHLENSLKRLKTDYLDLWQLHHVSLAEEITEIFSKNGAIKALEEAKQQKLIRFTGITGHHEPDIIAEALRRYDFDTTLICVNAADKHHPRPFIPAVMPIARQKNIGVIAMKVPAYGRLFKNGILDGMEQAMGYSLSVAGVHTCVIAAETPEQLESNVRVAQAYKPLSEKEMAAIEQRTATAWQDNTFFRAWT, encoded by the coding sequence ATGGAACGCAAAACAAGCCGGCGCAAATTTTTACTAACCACCGCATCCGTAGCGGGTGGAATTGTTGCCTGTTCAGCAGTTAAAAGCCAGCAACCAGAAGTTTCAACACTGACAACCAAAGCCGAAATAACCGGCACAATGCCAGAGCGAATATTAGGAAAAACCGGCATAAAACTTCCCATTTTTGGATTAGGAGGCGCCGGACAAACCCCACTTTCAAAAACAGGACAAGAAGCAGCCTCAATACCAATCATTGAACGCGCCTTGCAACTAGGCATTAAATACTTTGATACAGCCGCAGAATACGGCCCCAGCGAAGAGAATTTAGGTAAAATATTACCACAGTATCGAAAACAAATTTTTCTAGCCAGCAAAACCCATGCACGCGACAGAGATGGAGCATGGCGACACTTGGAAAATTCCCTTAAACGTTTAAAAACAGATTACCTTGATTTGTGGCAATTGCACCACGTTTCTTTGGCAGAAGAAATTACCGAAATTTTCAGTAAAAATGGCGCAATAAAAGCCCTAGAAGAAGCAAAACAACAAAAACTAATTCGCTTCACCGGCATCACCGGCCACCACGAACCTGATATCATAGCCGAAGCCTTGCGTCGGTATGATTTCGACACAACATTAATCTGCGTAAATGCAGCAGATAAACATCATCCGCGTCCCTTTATTCCCGCCGTCATGCCAATAGCAAGACAGAAAAATATAGGCGTTATTGCGATGAAAGTGCCGGCCTATGGAAGGTTATTTAAAAATGGCATTCTCGACGGAATGGAGCAAGCGATGGGCTACAGCCTTTCCGTTGCCGGTGTGCATACTTGCGTCATCGCCGCCGAAACACCAGAGCAACTAGAATCAAATGTGAGAGTCGCCCAAGCTTATAAGCCTTTAAGTGAGAAAGAAATGGCAGCCATCGAACAGCGAACCGCAACCGCATGGCAAGATAACACCTTTTTCCGCGCTTGGACGTAG
- a CDS encoding M28 family peptidase, producing the protein MRRWVLVGLLVCLVVLMGSFWFSQEVEIAVVDKPASAQVYRVQGPKVDSERLFSHIKELNFQRYTNNDRQRAQEYIINRLSELGLQPQLQEFEGGVNVWAQRQGTDASAGVILVGAHYDTVPVSPGADDNSTGVATVLEVARLLVQSETARGLGVVFFDSEERGLLGSLAFNGGDVRLDDVRGVVVLDMIGFACRVAGCQKLPQGLPVSGVSNKGDFLAVVGDTEHLPLLRVFEEVKGGGLPAVFGLPVPLKGALIPDVLRSDHAPFWLNGIGAVLVTDTANLRNPHYHQFSDKPESLDRDFFVGSAQLVVNAVTQLLEGRGSLETVRN; encoded by the coding sequence ATGAGGCGATGGGTGTTGGTGGGGTTGCTGGTGTGTTTGGTGGTTTTGATGGGTTCGTTTTGGTTTTCTCAGGAGGTGGAGATAGCGGTTGTGGATAAACCGGCTTCTGCTCAGGTATATCGTGTGCAAGGGCCAAAGGTAGATTCTGAGCGGTTGTTTTCTCACATTAAAGAGTTGAATTTTCAGCGATATACAAATAATGACCGACAACGGGCGCAAGAATATATTATCAATAGGTTAAGTGAGTTGGGATTGCAACCGCAGTTACAGGAATTTGAGGGGGGTGTGAATGTGTGGGCGCAACGTCAGGGAACGGATGCGAGTGCGGGGGTGATTTTGGTGGGGGCGCATTATGATACTGTGCCGGTGTCTCCGGGGGCTGATGATAATTCGACGGGGGTGGCGACGGTGTTGGAGGTGGCGCGCCTTTTGGTACAAAGTGAGACGGCGAGGGGTTTGGGGGTGGTGTTTTTTGATTCGGAGGAGAGGGGTTTGTTGGGGAGTTTGGCGTTTAATGGGGGGGATGTGCGGTTAGATGATGTGCGGGGGGTGGTGGTTTTGGATATGATTGGTTTTGCTTGTCGGGTGGCTGGTTGTCAGAAGTTGCCGCAGGGGTTGCCGGTTTCTGGTGTTAGTAATAAGGGGGATTTTTTGGCGGTGGTTGGTGATACTGAACATTTGCCGCTTTTGCGGGTTTTTGAGGAAGTTAAGGGGGGTGGTTTGCCTGCTGTTTTTGGGTTGCCGGTGCCTTTGAAGGGGGCGTTAATTCCTGATGTTTTGCGGAGTGATCATGCTCCTTTTTGGTTAAATGGTATTGGGGCGGTTTTGGTGACGGATACTGCTAATTTACGGAATCCACATTATCATCAATTTTCGGATAAGCCGGAGAGTTTGGATAGGGATTTTTTTGTTGGTTCTGCTCAGTTGGTTGTGAATGCGGTTACGCAGTTGTTGGAGGGGAGGGGAAGTTTGGAGACGGTTAGGAATTAG
- the ftsH2 gene encoding ATP-dependent zinc metalloprotease FtsH2 produces the protein MKFDWKIGLLWAVPALVIGFFVWQGVFANATVEAGNNAANVRMSYGRFLEYLDAGRVTRVDLYEGGRTAIVEAVDPDLDNRLQRLRVDLPANAPQLITRLRESTIDFDTHPVRNDGAVWGLLGNLVFPLLLMAGLFFLFRRSNNVPGGPGQAMNFGKSRARFSMEAKTGILFDDVAGIDEAKEELQEVVTFLKKPERFTAVGAKIPKGVLLVGPPGTGKTLLAKAIAGEAGVPFFSISGSEFVEMFVGVGASRVRDLFKKAKENAPCIIFIDEIDAVGRQRGAGIGGGNDEREQTLNQLLTEMDGFEGNSGIIIIAATNRADVLDAALLRPGRFDRQVMVDTPDIKGRLEILGVHARNKKLGPDISLDAIARRTPGFSGADLANLLNEAAILTARRRKDAITMLEIDDAVDRVVAGMEGTPLVDGKSKRLIAYHEIGHAIVGTLIKDHDPVQKVTLVPRGQARGLTWFMPGEDQSLVSRSQLKARITGALGGRAAEEIVFGDSEVTTGAGNDLQQVTGMARQMVTRLGMSELGPLSLESQQGEVFLGRDWMNKSDYSEKIASQIDVAVRSIVEQCYVDAKRIMRENREVIDRLVDLLIEKETIDGEEFRQIVAEYTVVPEKEQFVPQL, from the coding sequence GGTTTTTGGAATACCTGGATGCTGGCCGCGTGACGCGGGTGGATCTGTATGAGGGTGGCCGCACGGCGATTGTGGAGGCGGTTGACCCGGATCTGGATAATCGGTTGCAGCGTTTGCGGGTAGATTTGCCGGCGAATGCTCCTCAATTAATTACGAGACTGCGCGAGTCTACTATTGATTTTGACACTCACCCTGTGCGGAATGATGGCGCTGTTTGGGGTTTGTTGGGGAATTTGGTTTTCCCTCTGTTGCTGATGGCGGGGTTGTTTTTCTTGTTCCGCCGGTCTAATAATGTGCCGGGTGGCCCTGGCCAAGCGATGAATTTTGGCAAGTCGCGGGCTCGTTTTAGTATGGAAGCGAAAACCGGCATTTTGTTTGATGATGTGGCCGGTATTGATGAGGCTAAGGAAGAACTGCAAGAGGTTGTTACTTTCTTGAAGAAACCGGAACGCTTTACGGCGGTTGGTGCAAAAATTCCTAAAGGTGTTTTGCTTGTTGGCCCTCCGGGAACTGGTAAAACTCTGTTGGCTAAGGCGATTGCTGGTGAGGCCGGTGTGCCGTTCTTTAGCATTTCTGGTTCTGAGTTTGTGGAGATGTTTGTGGGTGTGGGTGCGTCCCGCGTCCGTGATTTGTTTAAGAAGGCTAAGGAAAATGCGCCTTGCATTATCTTTATTGATGAAATTGATGCGGTGGGTCGCCAGCGTGGGGCCGGTATTGGTGGTGGTAATGATGAGCGTGAGCAGACTCTAAACCAGTTGTTGACTGAGATGGATGGTTTTGAGGGCAATAGCGGAATTATTATTATTGCTGCGACTAACCGGGCTGATGTTTTGGATGCGGCGCTGTTGCGTCCGGGCCGGTTTGACCGGCAGGTGATGGTGGATACGCCGGATATTAAGGGCCGGTTGGAGATTTTGGGGGTTCATGCTCGTAATAAAAAGTTAGGGCCCGATATTTCTCTGGATGCGATTGCTCGCCGGACTCCTGGTTTTTCGGGTGCTGATTTGGCGAATTTGCTGAATGAGGCGGCGATTTTGACGGCCCGCCGGCGCAAGGATGCTATTACGATGCTGGAGATTGATGATGCTGTTGACCGTGTGGTTGCCGGTATGGAAGGTACGCCGCTGGTGGATGGCAAAAGTAAGCGTTTGATTGCTTATCACGAAATTGGTCATGCGATTGTTGGGACTTTGATTAAAGACCATGATCCGGTGCAGAAGGTGACTTTGGTGCCGCGTGGACAGGCTCGTGGTTTGACTTGGTTTATGCCTGGTGAGGATCAGAGTTTGGTTTCTCGTTCGCAATTGAAGGCTCGTATTACGGGTGCTTTGGGTGGTCGTGCTGCTGAGGAAATCGTTTTTGGCGATTCTGAGGTGACGACTGGCGCGGGTAATGATTTGCAGCAGGTGACTGGAATGGCTCGCCAAATGGTGACTCGTTTGGGGATGTCTGAGCTTGGGCCTTTGTCTCTGGAAAGCCAGCAAGGTGAGGTGTTTTTGGGCCGGGATTGGATGAATAAGTCTGATTATTCTGAGAAAATTGCTTCTCAGATTGATGTGGCTGTTCGTTCGATTGTTGAGCAGTGTTATGTGGATGCGAAGCGGATCATGCGGGAAAACCGCGAGGTGATTGACCGGCTTGTTGATTTGCTGATTGAAAAAGAAACGATTGATGGTGAGGAGTTCCGGCAAATTGTGGCTGAGTACACTGTGGTGCCGGAAAAAGAGCAGTTTGTTCCTCAGTTGTAA